A single genomic interval of Lathyrus oleraceus cultivar Zhongwan6 chromosome 7, CAAS_Psat_ZW6_1.0, whole genome shotgun sequence harbors:
- the LOC127106058 gene encoding geranylgeranyl transferase type-2 subunit alpha 1, producing MHGQPRKSLKQEDESLLSAKAEKLRALQSQFFANHRNRIYTQEALDLSAKLLEGNPECYTAWNYRKLAVQHNLSRSDPNYVAYLFDQELKLVENALRKNYKSYGAWYHRKWVLSKGHSSIDNELRLLNGFQKADSRNFHAWNYRRFVTSLMKRSDEDELIYTEEVIGENFSNYSAWHNRSVLLSNLFKRKAEEFPLEEKVLQEYEHVRSAIFTDPADQSGWFYHLWLIDLTVKNYAPLLVSSWPSHGSSITLNGNNCIDGCGLSLLNSTLSDTRTLPVILYFNQAVEGVNLSTVTVKSEHLKEDLVWKPLITNNSSTAQVWGAYLNLGNMELEQSKTYSIEIAIGHSMGIVSSNGYQYGDPSQIAFKLCVQSACTKPVEEQGGKLTSWKDNNFQKIDHFEDSDSTVTADLHIPTTSYWCMKAIEEEITNFRELLSEDACKIGKLSLARLLTALDLSTHQHDKRKNHTEEVLKLYTDLVELDPTHSLYYKDEHSLVLLQQITSSRESLLPYCHYYKDATEANTSYVCLRLQNLSLSRMGSIENLLWVQMLDLSHNELRSIEGLEAMQLLSSLNLSHNKFGSFTALEPLRSLKSLKVLDISYNELGSHSIDTRRYLCSSPLANTEAFDWDRFEILCGSFSSTKFWEAFLIFESLNLTDLNVTGNAVADENFTSFIGKVLPTLKWLNSEELS from the exons ATGCACGGTCAACCTCGCAAATCGTTGAAGCAAGAAGACGAATCACTTTTATCAGCCAAAGCCGAAAAGCTTCGTGCACTTCAATCTCAGTTCTTCGCCAATCACCGCAATCGCAT ATATACCCAAGAAGCGTTAGATTTGTCCGCAAAGCTTCTTGAGGGTAATCCAGAGTGTTACACTGCTTGGAATTACAGAAAACTCGCTGTTCAACACAATCTCTCTCGATCGGATCCCAATTATGTCGCATATCTCTTCGATCAGGAACTCAAATTG GTGGAGAATGCGTTGAGGAAGAATTACAAGTCCTATGGTGCTTGGTATCATAGAAAATGGGTGCTCAGCAAGGGGCATTCATCTATAGATAATGAATTGCGCCTTCTTAATGGTTTTCAGAAGGCTGATTCGCGAAATTTTCATGCTTGGAATTACCGAAG GTTTGTTACTTCACTGATGAAAAGATCAGATGAAGATGAGCTGATATACACAGAGGAAGTGATAGGGGAGAATTTTAGTAACTACTCTGCATGGCATAATAGAAG TGTACTTTTATCTAATTTATTTAAAAGAAAGGCCGAAGAATTCCCCCTTGAAGAAAAAGTTTTGCAAGAGTATGAGCATGTCCGCAGTGCTATTTTTACTGATCCAGCAGATCAGAGTGGCTGGTTTTATCATCTTTGGCTAATTGATCTAACAGTGAAAAATTATGCTCCTCTCCTTGTTTCATCTTGGCCATCTCATGGATCTAGTATAACCCTAAATGGAAACAATTGTATAGATGGATGTGGTTTATCTCTATTGAATAGCACACTATCAGACACTAGAACACTTCCAGTGATTCTATATTTCAATCAAGCTGTTGAAGGCGTCAACCTGTCTACAGTAACTGTTAAATCTGAACACTTGAAGGAAGATCTTGTTTGGAAACCACTTATAACAAATAACTCGAGTACTGCTCAAGTTTGGGGTGCGTACCTAAACCTTGGTAATATGGAGCTCGAACAATCAAAAACTTACTCTATAGAGATTGCTATTGGACACTCTATGGGTATTGTATCTTCAAATGGATATCAGTATGGGGATCCTTCCCAAATTGCCTTTAAATTGTGTGTACAGAGTGCTTGTACCAAACCTGTTGAAGAACAAGGTGGAAAGTTGACTTCATGGAAGGACAATAATTTCCAAAAGATTGATCATTTTGAAGACTCAGATTCCACTGTAACCGCTGATCTCCATATTCCAACAACTTCCTATTGGTGCATGAAGGCAATTGAAGAAGAAATAACTAATTTTCGGGAATTATTGTCTGAAGATGCATG TAAAATTGGAAAGCTTTCACTTGCTAGACTTTTGACTGCTCTTGATTTGTCAACGCATCAACATGACAAAAGAAAAAACCACACTGAAGAAGTTCTTAAACTTTACACTGATTTGGTGGAGTTGGATCCAACACATTCGCTATACTACAAGGATGAGCATAGTCTGGTATTACTTCAGCAG ATAACATCATCTAGAGAATCTTTACTACCATATTGCCACTACTATAAAGATGCGACAGAAGCAAATACTAGTTATGTCTGTCTACGATTACAAAATCTATCGCTGTCACGGATGGGGTCCATTGAGAATTTACTGTGGGTGCAAATGCTAGACCTTAGCCACAACGAACTACGATCAATTGAAG GGTTGGAAGCTATGCAACTTCTATCTTCCTTAAATCTGAGTCATAACAAATTTGGTAGTTTTACTGCTCTGGAGCCTCTCAGATCACTCAAGTCACTTAAAGTGTTGGATATCTCTTATAATGAGTTAGGCTCTCACTCGATTGACACAAGAAGATACTTATGCTCTTCTCCTTTAGCAAACACTGAAGCATTTGACTGGGACCGTTTTGAAATTCTTTGCGGCAGTTTTAGTTCCACAAAGTTTTGGGAAGCTTTCTTGATATTTGAAAGCTTGAACTTGACAGATTTGAACGTAACAGGAAATGCAGTTGCTGATGAGAACTTCACGTCATTTATTGGCAAAGTTTTGCCTACACTAAAGTGGCTAAATAGTGAAGAGTTATCTTGA